Proteins from a genomic interval of Aquabacterium sp. J223:
- a CDS encoding aromatic ring-hydroxylating dioxygenase subunit alpha, which translates to MSQVAAAATQDNFLREGWYVVAQAADVGRAPKPITVCGELVVLYRAEDGQVVALQDRCPHRLVPLSMGRLIGDRIQCAYHGVTFDRTGRCVHIPGDPRGEERLPRQYDVPTYAVREEYGFIWLWPGSGEQAPTAPLPPFTEYLDQPGWTCFRGYQYTKADASLIIDNLLDLSHEATLHPQTIGNAAVGETPAKTTIGERRIEVERLMADCPPPAMFREAAGFTGNIDRYQRVVFTPPSSFCIVVRATPVAGTTGASLAWYVHHLLTPEKDGATHYFFALTRNFSIDEPKVTEVLRQGAHRTLAEDHVILEAQQVSLGSVAFESRRIHTAFDGAPNAGRKMIEALRRLERDNGQRDQMSA; encoded by the coding sequence ATGTCTCAAGTGGCAGCAGCGGCAACCCAAGACAACTTTCTGCGCGAAGGGTGGTACGTGGTGGCCCAAGCGGCGGACGTTGGACGCGCGCCGAAGCCGATCACGGTTTGCGGGGAACTGGTCGTGCTGTACCGGGCCGAGGACGGGCAGGTGGTCGCGTTGCAGGACCGTTGTCCGCATCGGCTCGTGCCTCTGTCAATGGGTCGGTTGATTGGTGATCGGATCCAGTGCGCCTACCATGGCGTCACCTTCGACCGCACCGGCCGCTGCGTCCACATCCCGGGCGACCCCCGCGGCGAGGAGCGGCTGCCGCGGCAGTACGACGTGCCGACATACGCCGTGCGCGAGGAGTACGGCTTCATCTGGCTGTGGCCCGGCTCCGGCGAGCAGGCGCCCACGGCGCCGCTGCCGCCGTTCACCGAGTACCTGGACCAGCCCGGCTGGACCTGTTTCCGGGGTTATCAGTACACCAAGGCCGATGCTTCGCTGATCATCGACAACCTGCTGGACCTGTCGCACGAGGCGACATTGCACCCACAGACTATCGGCAATGCGGCGGTGGGCGAGACCCCAGCCAAGACGACGATCGGCGAGCGGCGCATCGAGGTGGAACGCTTGATGGCCGACTGCCCGCCGCCGGCCATGTTCAGGGAGGCTGCCGGCTTCACCGGCAACATCGACCGCTATCAGCGGGTCGTCTTCACGCCGCCGAGCAGCTTCTGCATCGTGGTGCGGGCGACGCCAGTGGCCGGCACCACGGGCGCTTCGCTCGCATGGTACGTGCACCACCTGCTGACCCCGGAGAAGGACGGCGCGACTCACTACTTCTTTGCCCTGACGCGCAACTTCTCCATCGACGAGCCGAAGGTTACCGAGGTGCTGCGGCAGGGCGCCCACCGTACGCTTGCAGAGGACCACGTCATCCTGGAGGCGCAGCAGGTGTCGCTAGGCAGCGTTGCGTTCGAGAGCCGGCGCATCCACACCGCCTTCGACGGCGCGCCGAATGCCGGCCGAAAGATGATCGAGGCACTGCGGCGACTGGAGCGAGATAACGGTCAACGCGATCAAATGTCCGCATAA
- a CDS encoding DUF945 domain-containing protein: MVEDLRIPHRGNVQGEVIEGAFCVLDQFEAVQAHTEAMKGLQLEPPEQIAFARPPWPCASRTKVWRERRAPAGTGDGRAADRGTPPP, encoded by the coding sequence GTGGTGGAGGACCTGCGCATCCCACACCGCGGCAATGTGCAGGGCGAGGTGATCGAGGGGGCGTTTTGCGTCCTCGACCAGTTCGAGGCCGTGCAAGCGCACACCGAAGCGATGAAGGGGCTGCAGCTTGAGCCGCCGGAACAAATCGCCTTTGCACGGCCGCCCTGGCCCTGCGCTTCGAGAACCAAAGTGTGGAGGGAGCGGCGGGCCCCGGCCGGCACCGGTGACGGCCGAGCAGCTGATCGAGGCACGCCGCCGCCCTGA
- a CDS encoding cupin domain-containing protein, producing the protein MTLLTREPAPIDKPMRWGWRELQPLIERAVAEVSMADAERRVILLSHPAFAPDPYTTTNLSAGLQILLPGEHADSHRHTAAALRFVLEGEGAVTKVNGKACRMAEGDLILTPAWCWHEHQNDSDNRLIWFDGLDLPLAAHLRSIFLEFGGRGAVPPQVDDAVARAGTLPTDVDPSYRTISPRYRYAGTDIAAALDALPAQADGSRRLRYVNPVTGGPVMPTLDCYAWRLQQGTATRAYRTTGNAVAVVAKGAGWSRVGDQKIGWQQGDVFTLPHWHWISHCGEAADNQLFLMTDQALLDVMGYLRTEHEA; encoded by the coding sequence ATGACGCTGCTCACCCGCGAGCCAGCGCCTATCGACAAGCCGATGCGCTGGGGCTGGCGCGAATTGCAGCCTCTGATCGAGCGCGCGGTTGCCGAGGTGTCAATGGCCGACGCTGAGCGACGGGTGATCCTGTTGTCTCATCCCGCCTTCGCACCTGATCCCTACACCACGACCAACCTGTCGGCCGGCTTGCAGATCCTGCTTCCGGGTGAGCATGCCGATTCGCACCGGCACACCGCCGCTGCACTCCGGTTCGTGCTCGAAGGCGAGGGTGCGGTGACTAAGGTTAACGGCAAGGCCTGCCGTATGGCCGAGGGCGACCTCATCCTGACGCCGGCTTGGTGCTGGCATGAGCACCAGAACGACAGCGACAACCGGCTGATCTGGTTCGATGGGCTCGACCTGCCGCTGGCGGCCCACCTGCGCTCCATCTTCCTCGAATTTGGCGGACGCGGTGCCGTGCCGCCTCAGGTAGACGATGCCGTGGCTCGAGCCGGTACCCTGCCGACCGATGTCGATCCTTCGTACCGGACGATCTCGCCGCGGTACCGATATGCCGGCACCGACATCGCTGCGGCCCTGGACGCCCTTCCTGCGCAGGCCGACGGCTCGCGTCGTCTGCGCTACGTCAATCCCGTCACCGGCGGGCCGGTGATGCCGACGCTTGACTGCTACGCCTGGCGCCTGCAGCAAGGCACCGCGACACGCGCCTACCGCACGACGGGCAATGCCGTCGCAGTCGTTGCCAAGGGCGCCGGCTGGTCGCGCGTAGGCGACCAGAAGATCGGCTGGCAGCAGGGTGACGTCTTCACGCTGCCGCACTGGCACTGGATCAGCCATTGTGGCGAGGCGGCTGACAATCAGCTGTTTCTGATGACGGACCAGGCGCTGCTGGACGTCATGGGCTATTTGCGAACGGAGCACGAAGCATGA
- a CDS encoding branched-chain amino acid ABC transporter permease: MSIVLLFEQLLNGLQFGLMLFLLSIGVTLIFGVMGLVNIAHGSLFMLGAYIGFTVADRWGFAMGVFAGLAGAALAGLAMEALVMRRLYHRDHLDQVLGTFGLMLVCNELVVLVWGREPLMAPMPGWLSGSVLLFGDLQYPAYRIAISAVAVVAGLGVYALVGRTRVGMLIRAGADKRTMVEALGVNIDALFCAVFVLGAALAALAGLMMGPLITLESGVGEPLLILALAVIIVGGAGSLKGCLAASLLIGVMDTLARAYMSTLGGGGRAAAGMAVYWLMIGVLLLRPRGLFVR; this comes from the coding sequence ATGAGCATCGTCTTGCTCTTCGAGCAGTTGCTGAACGGGCTGCAGTTCGGCCTCATGCTGTTCTTACTGTCGATCGGCGTGACACTGATCTTTGGCGTCATGGGACTGGTCAACATCGCGCACGGCAGCCTGTTCATGCTGGGCGCATACATCGGTTTCACGGTCGCGGACCGGTGGGGCTTCGCTATGGGCGTGTTCGCCGGACTGGCCGGGGCCGCGCTCGCCGGGTTGGCCATGGAAGCGCTGGTGATGCGCCGGCTCTACCACCGAGACCACTTGGACCAAGTGCTCGGCACGTTCGGCCTCATGCTGGTCTGCAACGAACTGGTCGTGCTGGTCTGGGGGCGCGAGCCGCTGATGGCGCCCATGCCCGGCTGGCTGTCGGGCTCGGTTCTGCTGTTCGGTGACCTGCAGTACCCGGCCTACCGCATTGCGATCTCGGCGGTCGCGGTCGTAGCCGGTCTGGGGGTGTACGCGCTCGTCGGCCGCACCCGGGTCGGCATGCTGATCCGCGCCGGCGCGGACAAGCGCACCATGGTCGAGGCCCTGGGCGTCAACATCGACGCCCTGTTCTGTGCGGTGTTCGTGCTGGGGGCGGCACTGGCAGCGCTGGCCGGCTTGATGATGGGGCCGCTCATCACCCTTGAGTCCGGAGTCGGCGAGCCGCTGCTCATCCTCGCGTTGGCGGTGATCATCGTCGGCGGTGCTGGCTCGCTGAAGGGCTGCTTGGCGGCCAGCCTGTTGATCGGGGTGATGGACACGTTGGCCCGCGCCTACATGAGCACATTGGGCGGCGGCGGCCGTGCAGCGGCCGGCATGGCGGTCTACTGGTTGATGATCGGCGTGCTGTTGTTGCGCCCCCGTGGGTTGTTCGTGCGATGA
- a CDS encoding branched-chain amino acid ABC transporter permease yields the protein MSPDFVSKALAPVSSRPSCDRRLALRLLGVLTLGLLAVALLDTYALKLVARVYAVWISVVGLQLLVAHSGVMSLGHAAFVAIGAYVAGVLSLAGGHTLWTFLAALLVAGAGAGLLIGVAVLRTQGLYQLMATLAFGQMTYYGLQSQRSLGGDDGFALVVRPSLLPGWSIDVDRAYGAAVVVLGCASAALVARLRASELGARMQAGRDDERRLSSLGVNAFNVKLVAFVVSSALAGLSGGLLAQLSRFASPQLSHWFYSGELLVLVLLSGGSSPLGALLACAALVVLQELLAQYTEHWALALGLLVLARVLFFQRREGRR from the coding sequence ATGAGTCCCGACTTTGTCTCGAAGGCGCTGGCGCCGGTGTCTTCCCGCCCGTCTTGTGATCGTCGCCTGGCGCTTCGCCTCCTGGGGGTGCTGACCCTCGGCCTGCTCGCGGTCGCGCTGCTAGACACCTATGCGCTCAAGCTGGTGGCTCGGGTGTACGCGGTCTGGATCTCGGTGGTGGGCCTGCAGTTGCTGGTGGCACATTCCGGCGTGATGAGCCTGGGCCATGCCGCGTTCGTCGCCATCGGCGCCTACGTCGCCGGCGTACTGTCGCTCGCCGGCGGCCATACCCTGTGGACCTTTCTCGCCGCGCTGCTCGTCGCCGGTGCCGGTGCCGGCCTGCTGATTGGCGTGGCGGTGCTGCGTACTCAGGGCCTGTACCAGCTGATGGCGACGCTCGCGTTCGGCCAGATGACCTACTACGGTCTGCAGAGCCAGCGCTCGCTGGGCGGCGACGACGGCTTCGCGCTCGTCGTGCGCCCGTCGCTGCTGCCCGGATGGTCAATTGACGTCGACCGGGCATACGGCGCCGCGGTGGTGGTGCTCGGCTGCGCCAGCGCGGCGCTGGTGGCCCGGCTGCGTGCGTCGGAACTTGGCGCTCGGATGCAGGCCGGTCGCGACGACGAGCGGCGCCTGTCCAGCCTAGGCGTCAACGCCTTCAACGTCAAGCTGGTGGCTTTCGTCGTGTCCAGCGCTCTCGCCGGGTTGAGCGGCGGGCTGCTCGCCCAGCTGTCGCGATTTGCCAGCCCGCAGTTGAGCCACTGGTTTTACTCCGGGGAACTGCTGGTGCTGGTGCTGCTGAGCGGGGGCTCGTCGCCGCTGGGCGCACTGCTGGCCTGTGCCGCGCTGGTGGTGCTGCAAGAGCTGCTCGCGCAGTACACCGAGCATTGGGCGCTGGCGTTGGGTCTACTGGTGCTGGCCCGGGTGCTGTTCTTCCAGCGCAGGGAGGGACGCCGATGA
- a CDS encoding ABC transporter ATP-binding protein: protein MSADLQALRLQGLSKRFGALQVTRDVSLDVRADEIHALIGPNGAGKSTLMAQIAGQLAPDGGRVWLQGVDVTRWTPHRRARHGLARTFQISSVFRSMSAQENVALAQRARRGQASAWRRFAASLAGGASSVLSQMHFAADPTARAATLDYGAVRQIELAMGLATAPKVLLLDEPLAGLSAAEAEQAVGLLASLRGRFGMLLIEHDINAVFSIADRITVLVAGAVIATGTPDQIRADEGVRRAYLGEP, encoded by the coding sequence ATGAGCGCTGATCTCCAGGCGCTGCGGCTGCAGGGACTGAGCAAGCGTTTCGGCGCACTCCAGGTCACGCGCGACGTGTCCCTGGACGTCCGGGCGGACGAGATCCATGCCCTGATCGGACCGAACGGCGCCGGCAAGAGCACGCTGATGGCGCAGATCGCCGGCCAACTGGCGCCCGATGGCGGTCGCGTGTGGCTGCAGGGCGTTGACGTCACCCGCTGGACGCCGCACCGGCGCGCCCGCCATGGCCTCGCCCGCACCTTCCAGATCAGCAGCGTCTTCCGGTCCATGTCGGCTCAGGAGAACGTCGCGCTTGCGCAGAGGGCCAGACGGGGCCAGGCGTCGGCGTGGCGGCGTTTCGCCGCGTCGCTGGCCGGTGGCGCTTCCTCGGTGCTGAGCCAAATGCACTTTGCCGCCGACCCGACCGCCCGTGCCGCCACGCTGGACTACGGGGCAGTGCGCCAGATCGAACTGGCGATGGGGCTGGCGACGGCGCCGAAGGTGCTGTTGCTCGATGAGCCGCTGGCCGGCCTCAGCGCGGCCGAGGCCGAACAGGCCGTGGGCTTGCTTGCCAGCCTGCGTGGCCGCTTCGGCATGCTGCTGATCGAACACGACATAAACGCCGTCTTCTCGATCGCAGACCGCATCACGGTGCTGGTCGCCGGCGCGGTGATCGCCACCGGAACGCCTGACCAGATTCGCGCGGACGAAGGGGTCCGCAGGGCCTACCTGGGCGAACCATGA
- a CDS encoding fumarylacetoacetate hydrolase family protein: MTCSILVSAMKLCRFNAGRLGLMHGDVVFDVTPALDVLPAVRYPLPQCDLLIAHLSAVCAAVRQLLATAPRVALSSVSLLSPVANPPKIIGAPINYRAHIDESVKDAGIAHGRAVTSIHDWGLFLKSPSSLIGFGEEIVLRRPDRRNDHECELAVVIGKRCDRVPRAEALQYVAGYAIGLDMTLRGPEFQCWRKSVDTYSVLGPWLVTADEVPDPDALELSLHVNGELRQRSNTRQQVVDVAGLIEMASAMYALLPGDIIMTGTPAGVGPVKPGDVIHASVQGIGDASVTVGAHYA, translated from the coding sequence GTGACCTGTTCGATCCTCGTAAGCGCGATGAAGCTCTGTCGATTTAACGCGGGGCGGCTCGGTCTGATGCATGGCGACGTGGTGTTCGACGTCACGCCTGCTTTAGACGTGCTGCCGGCTGTCCGCTATCCGCTGCCGCAGTGTGATTTGCTCATTGCGCACCTGTCGGCGGTGTGTGCGGCTGTGCGTCAGTTGTTGGCCACTGCCCCGCGGGTGGCGCTGTCGTCGGTCAGTCTGCTCAGCCCGGTCGCGAACCCTCCGAAGATCATCGGTGCGCCCATCAACTACAGGGCGCACATCGACGAGAGCGTCAAGGATGCGGGCATCGCGCATGGCCGGGCCGTGACTTCAATTCACGATTGGGGGCTCTTTCTGAAATCCCCTAGTTCGCTGATCGGCTTCGGCGAGGAAATCGTGTTGCGGAGGCCGGATCGCCGCAATGACCATGAGTGTGAGCTCGCCGTCGTCATCGGAAAGCGCTGCGACAGGGTGCCGCGCGCGGAGGCCCTGCAGTACGTGGCCGGCTATGCCATCGGCTTGGACATGACGTTGCGCGGGCCGGAGTTTCAATGTTGGCGCAAATCGGTCGACACCTACAGCGTGCTGGGCCCTTGGCTCGTCACCGCGGACGAGGTCCCGGATCCTGACGCTCTCGAGCTCAGCCTGCACGTAAACGGTGAACTCCGGCAACGCTCGAACACCAGACAACAGGTGGTCGACGTGGCGGGTCTGATCGAGATGGCGTCAGCCATGTACGCGCTCCTGCCCGGCGACATCATCATGACCGGAACGCCGGCGGGCGTGGGGCCGGTGAAGCCGGGCGACGTCATCCACGCCAGTGTGCAGGGCATCGGCGACGCGTCCGTCACCGTGGGGGCGCACTATGCCTGA
- a CDS encoding ABC transporter substrate-binding protein, protein MKTTQQHPDRIASERKARRGVWAAGVIVWLAGTLAGPVHAQFRVGFMGPMSGPLGITGQELKRGFDLALEHLGGRIGGQDTVVSYANDQGSPSIAVSEFARLIDKDRIDVLVGIAASNVAMAVSQPAANAGVTVLLAHAGPNDLAGKGCMENVFGIGHQNEQFGEAIGRYIKQAGAKSVFAMGLDYQAGWEMVDAVQAGLGAPVSGKALTAMSQVDFAPELARVREAKPDALFAFYPGSAAVAFVRQYAGSGIKSQVPLYSVGAIADSLVIRAQGDAALGVVSANTWNANVRNSQNDRFTSEFRAKNAGRDPTTFSAQAYDTVMYLDAALRQTQGAKDPKVLRAALRDNKGFKSIRGTVKLNTNQFIIQDMVIQRVEKDEKNGFQQKLIATIPAVGDRFAADCRLK, encoded by the coding sequence ATGAAAACGACGCAGCAACACCCCGATCGGATCGCCTCGGAGCGGAAAGCGCGCCGCGGCGTGTGGGCGGCCGGTGTGATTGTTTGGTTGGCCGGCACGCTAGCGGGGCCAGTTCATGCCCAGTTCAGGGTCGGATTCATGGGGCCGATGTCGGGTCCGCTGGGCATCACCGGTCAAGAATTGAAGCGCGGCTTCGACTTGGCGCTTGAGCACCTTGGCGGCCGCATCGGCGGCCAGGACACTGTCGTGTCCTACGCCAACGATCAGGGCAGCCCGAGCATTGCTGTCTCGGAGTTTGCGCGTCTCATCGATAAGGACCGGATCGACGTGCTGGTGGGCATCGCCGCATCGAATGTCGCGATGGCCGTGTCCCAGCCCGCGGCGAACGCCGGCGTGACCGTGCTGCTCGCGCACGCTGGGCCGAACGACCTGGCAGGCAAGGGCTGCATGGAGAACGTCTTCGGCATCGGTCACCAGAACGAGCAATTCGGCGAGGCCATCGGCCGCTACATCAAGCAAGCCGGCGCGAAGTCGGTGTTTGCAATGGGGCTCGACTACCAGGCAGGCTGGGAGATGGTCGACGCCGTGCAGGCGGGCTTGGGTGCGCCTGTCTCCGGCAAAGCGCTGACGGCCATGTCACAGGTCGACTTTGCGCCGGAGCTGGCCCGTGTGCGAGAGGCCAAGCCCGACGCCTTGTTCGCGTTCTACCCTGGCAGCGCTGCCGTCGCCTTCGTGCGGCAGTACGCCGGCTCGGGCATCAAGAGCCAGGTTCCGCTGTACTCGGTCGGCGCGATTGCGGATTCGCTGGTGATTCGCGCACAGGGCGACGCGGCGCTCGGGGTGGTCAGCGCCAACACATGGAATGCCAACGTGCGCAATTCGCAAAACGATCGCTTCACGTCGGAGTTCAGGGCCAAGAATGCAGGACGAGACCCGACAACCTTTTCGGCCCAGGCCTACGACACGGTGATGTACCTCGATGCCGCACTGCGCCAAACGCAAGGTGCAAAGGATCCGAAAGTGCTCCGTGCCGCCCTGCGTGATAACAAGGGGTTCAAGTCCATTCGCGGCACGGTGAAGCTGAACACGAACCAGTTCATTATTCAGGACATGGTCATCCAGAGGGTCGAGAAGGACGAGAAAAACGGCTTTCAGCAAAAGCTGATTGCGACGATCCCGGCAGTGGGCGACCGGTTCGCCGCCGACTGCCGGCTGAAGTGA
- a CDS encoding H-NS histone family protein, whose translation MPASAAKSGAKYRDNHGNEWVGRGKRPQWIKDALAAGKTLEEFAE comes from the coding sequence CTGCCGGCGAGCGCTGCCAAATCAGGCGCCAAGTACCGTGACAATCATGGCAACGAATGGGTCGGTAGAGGCAAGCGCCCGCAGTGGATCAAAGACGCTCTTGCAGCAGGAAAGACGCTAGAAGAGTTCGCCGAATAG
- a CDS encoding ABC transporter ATP-binding protein — MSTPMLEISEVCASYGEAQALFGVTLSVMPGEAVSLMGRNGMGKSTTVKAVMGMLPLTAGSIRFDGELLRGEPVYRVARRGIGLVPEGRQIFSTLSVRENLIATAGGEGPWTLSSVYALFPRLRERENHLGAQLSGGEQQMLAIGRALMTNPRLLILDEATEGLAPLIREEIWSIIRRLRDRRQAILIIDKNIRALSELCDRHAVLERGRIVWEGGFRCLGGAQRRGLPAPERLRRPGRSPARQVCRLAGSSSTVNE, encoded by the coding sequence ATGAGCACGCCGATGCTGGAGATTTCCGAGGTCTGCGCGTCCTACGGCGAGGCGCAGGCGCTGTTTGGCGTAACGCTGAGCGTGATGCCCGGCGAGGCCGTCAGCCTGATGGGCCGCAACGGCATGGGCAAGTCGACCACCGTCAAGGCGGTGATGGGGATGCTGCCGCTGACGGCGGGCAGCATCCGGTTCGATGGCGAACTGCTGCGCGGCGAACCCGTCTATCGCGTCGCGCGGCGCGGCATCGGCTTGGTGCCGGAAGGCCGGCAGATCTTTTCGACGCTCTCGGTGCGGGAAAACCTCATCGCCACGGCCGGTGGAGAGGGTCCGTGGACGTTGAGCTCGGTTTACGCTCTGTTCCCACGGCTGCGCGAACGTGAGAACCACCTGGGCGCGCAGTTGTCGGGCGGGGAGCAGCAGATGCTGGCCATCGGACGGGCGCTGATGACCAACCCGCGCCTGTTGATTCTCGACGAGGCCACCGAGGGGCTGGCGCCGCTGATCCGCGAGGAAATCTGGTCGATCATCCGCCGCCTGCGAGATAGGCGGCAGGCCATCCTGATCATCGACAAGAACATCCGAGCGCTTAGCGAACTGTGTGACCGGCATGCAGTGCTAGAACGCGGACGGATCGTCTGGGAGGGGGGATTCAGGTGCCTTGGCGGAGCACAGCGACGTGGTCTCCCGGCACCTGAGCGTCTGAGGCGGCCCGGTCGGTCTCCTGCCAGGCAGGTCTGCAGGCTGGCAGGTTCATCGTCAACAGTGAATGAGTGA
- a CDS encoding citrate/2-methylcitrate synthase produces MIDQWGLREVDLHPINQLLSSGIFYNGNVDPIDMTPSPLDASTVMKLLGIKQQTLYAYASRGLLRRSSLPGSKRSLYLREDVERLLAKKRERGRAQSADASVQISGSVSSSITDITPEGHRYRGRDALALALRPGVLENVAELLWTGVLIDEPVVWEVMPLPDNLEAVVASLQHGETPAPILRIMAGVSTALGEAAGAELRSGSTAQLARRMVYAYTGCLAHLKTKGCFVRPREAESIADFALRALGGKQNPSSVAAVNALFICCADYGFSPATLAARVVASTGAGLHACIVAATAGHSGHVLGGGCDRAEDFFVARLSPARVRELVKAAGRGETKLPGFGSVGDPRAKHLLGLAVDVAEPKTLSDLQLLTELMESEAGIPMSLELGLVALARALELPKRSASALWAIGRSVGWVAHVMEQRLTGQMILPSPTHCTG; encoded by the coding sequence TTGATTGATCAATGGGGTTTACGAGAGGTTGATTTGCATCCCATCAATCAATTATTATCCTCTGGCATTTTCTATAACGGCAACGTTGATCCCATTGACATGACGCCCTCCCCGCTCGACGCAAGTACAGTGATGAAATTGCTGGGCATCAAGCAGCAGACGCTGTACGCCTATGCAAGCCGGGGCCTGCTGAGGAGGTCTTCCCTTCCGGGCTCGAAGCGCTCCTTGTACTTGCGCGAGGACGTCGAGCGTTTATTGGCCAAAAAGCGGGAGCGCGGTAGGGCACAGTCGGCTGACGCATCAGTGCAGATTTCGGGAAGCGTGAGCAGTTCGATCACCGACATCACGCCCGAGGGACACCGCTATCGCGGACGCGACGCGCTTGCGCTTGCGCTCCGCCCGGGGGTGCTCGAGAACGTAGCTGAACTGTTGTGGACCGGCGTCCTCATTGATGAACCGGTGGTGTGGGAGGTAATGCCGCTTCCCGACAACTTGGAGGCGGTGGTCGCGTCCCTGCAGCATGGCGAAACGCCGGCGCCGATCCTGCGGATCATGGCCGGCGTCTCCACCGCGTTGGGCGAGGCTGCGGGCGCTGAATTGCGCTCGGGCAGCACCGCCCAACTCGCTCGGCGGATGGTGTATGCCTACACCGGCTGCCTGGCCCATCTGAAGACCAAAGGTTGCTTCGTCCGCCCGAGAGAGGCGGAATCCATTGCCGACTTTGCGCTGCGGGCGCTCGGTGGGAAGCAGAACCCGAGCTCTGTTGCAGCGGTTAATGCACTCTTCATCTGCTGCGCAGACTACGGATTTTCACCCGCCACGTTGGCGGCTCGAGTCGTTGCGTCGACCGGCGCGGGACTTCACGCTTGCATCGTTGCGGCCACCGCTGGCCATTCCGGGCATGTTCTTGGCGGCGGCTGCGACCGGGCAGAAGATTTCTTTGTGGCTCGCCTGTCCCCGGCCCGTGTGCGTGAATTGGTTAAAGCTGCGGGGCGAGGCGAGACGAAACTGCCCGGGTTTGGCAGCGTCGGCGATCCGCGCGCCAAACACCTTCTAGGTTTGGCCGTGGACGTTGCCGAGCCAAAGACGCTGTCTGACCTTCAACTGCTCACTGAGCTGATGGAGTCAGAAGCAGGCATTCCGATGTCACTGGAACTCGGGTTGGTCGCCCTAGCGCGGGCACTGGAGCTTCCCAAGCGCAGCGCCTCCGCCCTTTGGGCCATTGGACGCAGCGTCGGATGGGTCGCGCACGTGATGGAACAGCGCCTGACCGGCCAGATGATTCTGCCTTCCCCAACTCATTGCACCGGGTGA
- a CDS encoding ATP-binding protein, whose amino-acid sequence MTDSVQDSAVALPTKRFFVSMLKRDIDLKDAIVDLVDNCLDGALRSAGVYPADYAKHSIEIEVGRAALRIADDCGGIPREIAKNYAFKMGRERADPHDSESETIGMHGIGMKRAIPNMVRTGCPLFRWSRQVQGSDLGKLAPTTELGSASDR is encoded by the coding sequence ATGACAGACTCAGTGCAAGACTCGGCAGTTGCGCTGCCGACCAAACGGTTCTTCGTCTCCATGCTCAAGCGAGACATTGACCTCAAGGACGCGATTGTCGACTTGGTGGACAACTGCCTCGATGGCGCACTTCGATCGGCTGGGGTCTACCCGGCCGACTATGCGAAACACTCCATCGAAATTGAAGTCGGCCGCGCGGCGTTACGGATCGCAGATGACTGCGGTGGCATTCCGCGCGAGATCGCAAAGAACTACGCTTTCAAGATGGGCCGCGAACGCGCCGACCCGCACGACAGCGAATCCGAAACGATCGGCATGCATGGCATTGGTATGAAGAGAGCCATCCCCAACATGGTACGAACGGGTTGTCCGCTCTTTCGATGGTCCCGACAAGTTCAAGGTTCCGATCTCGGCAAGCTGGCTCCAACAACCGAACTGGGATCCGCTTCCGATCGTTGA